The segment GCGCCGAGGGCGACCTGCGCGGCCTGCATCGTCAGGTGGAACGCCTGACCACAGCGGCTAGCGGCTACCGCACCCATGCGGTAGCCGAATCGTCCGAGTTGCTGCGCATCGCCGAAACCGCCTATCAGGGCGGCGAATCCACCCTGCTTGAACTGCTCGATGCCTATCGCGGCGCGTTGGAGGCCGAAATCACGGCCCTCAATCTCGAATGGAAAGCGCGTGAAGCAAGCATCGAATATGACCTGCTGACTGGGAGTGTCACCGAATGAACAAATATCTGATTGCAACGCTTTGTACCGCACTGTTCCTTACCGCTTGCGGCGATGCCGGCAACAAACAGGCCAGGGACGATAGCCACGCGCCCACGGCTGATGGCGGCCATGGCCACGGGGCCGGTGGCGAAAAACTTACCCACTTCACCGACCAGACCGAGCTCTTCGTCGAGTTCCCGCTCCTGGTGGCCGGTGAAAAATCCGCCTTCGCCGCGCACCTCACGCGGCTTGCCGACTTCAGGGCGCTGGCTGCCGGCAAGGTGAGCGTGATCCTGAGCGGCGGCGGCCAGCCGGACGAGGTGTTTGCCACCGAGACACCGGCCCAGCCCGGCATTTTCCGGCCAGAAGCCTTGCCGAAGCAGGCTGGCGAGCGGGAATTGGCAATCGAGGTGGCCACCCCGGAATTCACCGTGCGCCATCTGCTCGGTCCGGTCACAGTCTACGCCGACCGCAAGGCCGCCGACGCGGCGGGCGGCGAACATGACGACGAGGGCATCGGCTTCACCAAGGAGCAACAGTGGAAGGTGGACTTCGCCACCGCCGAGGTTGCCAGGCGGCCTATCCGCGCCGCCATCTCCGCGACCGGCACGCTGCGCGCCCGACCCGACGGCGAGGCATTGCTGACCGCACCGGCGCCGGGACAGGTGCAGACAACCGGCAAGTTCCCCCAACTCGGACAGGCCGTGAAGAAGGGCGACATCCTTGCCTACCTCACGCCGCGTCTCGGTGGCGACACGGATATGGCCTCACTCCAGGCCGGCGCGCGCAAAGCCAGGGTGGCACTGGAACTGGCCGGACGTGAGCGCTCCCGCATGGAAACCCTGTTCAGGGACGAGGCAGTGCCGGAGAAGCGGCTGCTGGCCGCCCGCGCCGCCGAGGAATCGGCCCGCGCCGA is part of the Sulfuricella sp. genome and harbors:
- a CDS encoding efflux RND transporter periplasmic adaptor subunit; its protein translation is MNKYLIATLCTALFLTACGDAGNKQARDDSHAPTADGGHGHGAGGEKLTHFTDQTELFVEFPLLVAGEKSAFAAHLTRLADFRALAAGKVSVILSGGGQPDEVFATETPAQPGIFRPEALPKQAGERELAIEVATPEFTVRHLLGPVTVYADRKAADAAGGEHDDEGIGFTKEQQWKVDFATAEVARRPIRAAISATGTLRARPDGEALLTAPAPGQVQTTGKFPQLGQAVKKGDILAYLTPRLGGDTDMASLQAGARKARVALELAGRERSRMETLFRDEAVPEKRLLAARAAEESARAELDAAQGRQGQYGGGAGGVPLRSPVSGTIADVRVSPGAFVQEGALLFHIADRRVMWLELRVPESEAARLASPSGATFRVEGVEQGFEIVPGKNGRLIATGGTVDAVTRTVPVLFELAQPDERLRIGMAVKAQVFADAASEVVAVPASAVLDENGVPTVFVMAGGESFERRPVRIGARDGDWLEVVEGLEPGQRVVTRGAYLVKLAATKTGEIGHGHAH